Part of the Zingiber officinale cultivar Zhangliang chromosome 8A, Zo_v1.1, whole genome shotgun sequence genome, GTAAAGGACGTGCTCTATTTCCTAGGTGCCAAAATGATGTCAGGCGATGATATAAAGAATGAATGCCCTATTTGGAAATAAGGGACGCTAGAGGCCCCAGCAACCAGGTATAACATATGTTGGAGCCGACTGGTAGAACAAAGTGTGAATGCCCGATTAGAGGACAAGGGACACAAACAACATAAGTATCTAGTCAGTCAAACCTGTAACCTCTtttgactagatttgaaggggagacttgtgatacggtgaATAAGATGAGGCCCCCAAGTCAGGCCAAAGTTCAGGAGGTCGGCTGacatgacagtcaaagtcaagaacCAACACTCAGGGCCAGCATGGTCGGCCATCTCGACCGAGCGATCATCCGATCAGATTCTTGGTTTGGTCGGAGCCTGAGTCCCTCAATATAGACGAAGCTCGAGCTAAGCCAGTGCCATTCAGAACAGAGTCCTCTTCGTCACTCAAGATAGCGTGAGCTATTGTCTCGATCAAGTGATCTAGATGATCGGATCATACGTCCAATCGGACACACTTGATACTTGATCTTACCGAATTCATTGACCAAACTAAGAGGTTGGGCGAAGATTGAGTTCCCAATGGCTTTCCTTAAATCTGATTTGACTGCTCTTCCATACTACAACTGATCAGACTGTCGAAGGGAACCCGATCAACTTGCCAACTAACCATACTAAGGGCCCCTCAATCCAACGATCTCATATTCCTTCTTGTTGTCTTGTGTAATAGTTGTCAGAAAATCAAGGAAATATTCCCTATGTCAACCGTATGGCAGAAGCTTCTACACAGAAATTATGTGTCTATTTTAGGAAAGATGTCAGAGCATTTTTATGGTCGTTCCTTTTTTAGAAACACTTTGAGAATCATGCATAGACAACAGTAACACTATAAAATGAATCTCCATCTACAGACGTAGATACGTGAGGTTATATAATTTTACGCATCCATAATCATTGTTTGTTCTGTTGTTCATCGTCttcgatcactgacttgagcgtcgaaataTCTACACTGGGACTCATCCCTAACCCAATTATTGATATTTATTTTGACACGCAAGACCGCTTAGAGTTAGTTTTTCTATCTAAGAGTCTTTGCCCAGTACACTATCTTTCCGCTTTAAGACATCATCCAATTAAAACTTTGCGTTCTATGGTGATCTTCTCCAAAATGATTGAAATGCCACCTTTCTGAACGATATTGCAATCGGATTAATATTTCCTGGGAAAATGATGGGTCCACTTGTGTTTTCTGTGGCCCATTTGATCTAAAACCCAAGTGGCAGATCATCAATATTGCTTCTGGGCCCGCATTCGTCTTATCCTAATTACTTTAGCGGGCCCAACCGGATCTACACGCAAACTGACGTCACGAGCGCTTccattagttttttttaatggATTCATTTATAATTCCATAATTGCCACCTCCATATCGGAGATGGCTACGAGTGGAAGCGCCAACTAAAAACTTTCCGACATATCGATAcgatttcttttaattttttttattaaaaaaaaaggacTATGGTGAAGTGAGATACATGATAGAAGCTAATGACAGGCATATCACTGATAAATATATAATAACGTGCTACGGCATATAAAAAAACGGAAGGTGATTATGACTCTATAAAACGGTTCGTTTTGCACGCTTGCCTAACCCCACGCACGCTTCCTCGCATCGCCTCCTCGCGCCTTCCCTCCCCTTTCAATTTCGACCCTTTTCGCTCTCTCCTTGGAAGTTGGATCCGCAGATCTTGCATCGATGTCGTCGGGGTCGCCACCGCAGGGCCGCGGCAGGGGGGAGGGAGAAGAGGAAGGCGCCTCCTCCTCGAGGCCCCGCTTCGGTCGCCGCCGAACCGACTATCCTTCTTCGTCGCGGCCGCGATCCGCCGACGCTGTCTGGCCGGAGCACTTCGTGGAATCCGTCTCCATTCGTGCCGCCGAGGAAGCTGCCCGATTCGCAGGCCGACTCGCCGCTGCGCCCGCCGTCGTCGCCATGTTCCAGGTTTCCAATCCCTTCCCTAACTCGATTGTTACTTCTGTTTAGTCCAAGaagatcattatcattatcattttTAAATGTTTAGGATCTCGAATTTGCTCCCGTCGTTGAATAGTTTTCGAAAGAGTGAAACCCAAATGAATATTCTATTCGGATGAGAAGTTGTTTTTCATAGAATGCTTCCATTTTAGGCGTAAATAAGGCTGGGTTTTTGTTTGTGATacttttattttccttattttgggCTTTTGGCTCGAGTTTGGTCGGTATTTATGGGGAACAGTACCTCCCTCCCTATATGTGCTACGGAAGTAGGAGGAGGAGTTCCTTCTGCTACTATACTACTGCTCTTTCTGATATCCACCTCCCCATAGCTACTAGCTGTTGCTCCGCCATTACTTTTCCTCTGCGTTTCTtccttctttatttattttttctccaTTCTCTTTCTGCACATTTGTGGTCATTCTCTTCCTGCACATTTGTGGTTGGTTAAATCATAAATGGCCATCTTTCGCGGCTCGGGTTGCTCCTTACAAGGGATTTATTTGACAACGGGATTCGAGACTGCATCGCATCTTCCACTACTCTCTGCCATTGTTCATTATTAATGTGGTTGGTTGCTCTCTTTATCTGTGTGTGTGGGGGTGGGGGTGGGAAGACGTTCTGTGCTCTGACGACGGGACTGAGCAGTAGAAGCAGGGGGGGAGGGGAAGGTGAGTGGGTAGCGTGTGGTACTCTGTTATCTTTTGACCCTCGCTTCGCTCTGCACCCGCCTTTACTCAGCCCTTGACCCATCCCCATCGCTGCTTTATGTACTCGCGTTCATGCTTCGCCTTCTGAGGTGCTCGCGTCCGGCCTCGCGTCCTGAGAGGAAAGGAAACAAAAAGAGAGCAAGCTCGGGGATGGCACACCGCGATGTGATGGGATTAGACGGGAGTAATAAGCTGCGATGGCGCAGGCCCAGGCGCCGTCACCAGACGCGCGTCCCTTTCAGTTCCGTTTTAGTCCTTTTTTATTGGGTCGAGGGGGGAGAAGGATACAAACACAGACCATCTTTTCCTGCCCCTTTTATTTTGCTCGCCACTGTCCCGCTAATGCTCAGCATGCACCTTCATAGTATCCGTGACAGTGATATCTCACTCTAATACTATAATAATTTGTCTCGAACGAgttcaaattaataaaaaaaatctgttttttCCCCCTCAATCTGTGTGTttacggattgaggatttgttgtCCCGTTTCCATTGAATCGAGAAATAATAGGATGGGGTGGCTTGGAGGGATTGGTCTTCTTTTCAATATAATGGCGTCCATTGGAAATGAAAATGTGGGGGAAAGAAGCGGCAAACGGGCTGCCGGTTTGCTTTTTCACTAAACCTGCGCTGCTTCCGACGACTTTGATAGGTTCCTTCATTGCGCAAATACTCAATCCTCCTCTCTGCGTGCCTGAGCTCTTCCCTGAGATCGAGAAGCCATAGGACGGTTCGGCACCGGGGACTTCCCATTTTGTCCTCCCATCACCCATCTCCACACAATACTGACGTGGCATATCTCTTGGTCAGCCAAATCCATCCATCACTTTGATCCAATATACATGTGCTGGTTGTGATAGTGTGTGATCAAGTACGTTTACATTTTACATGTGGCATTAATTATGTGGAGTGGCAAATCAATGGTCTTGGTCGAGTACATCATAGCTAGTTCTAAGTCCCATCACAGCCTCAGTGTACATCGCCTCGTCGCGAAATCCAACTCTGTGGGGGTGTTGTCGTCTAGCAATATTTGCTTTTTGTTGATGGGATGCGGTAGTGTTGTTCATCACAAAGGAGAGATGGACTGAGATTGTTGTACATGCCTTTGGTACCGTTTACTTGAGGTGCAGCTACCATTTATGGTCGGTCTGTGAATGATGCGGCCCGTGGTGGCTGGGGTAGCATGGTTGTAGCGACGAAGCGTAGTACGCCCCATGGGAGCTCTAAGAAGCAAAAACATCAAACACCTTTTGGCCTATTCCATCAGATCATGTCTCTCCAAAGTATGAGATCAGCCGCACACACTGAGTAGGATTTTCAACGTACGACGACCTGCATAATGTCGAGATATGGATTGCTGGAGCAGCAACATTGCAAGATCTGTAGCAGTACGTAATGGCGTGGTGTGGTTTAAAAGTGGCGAAAGTAAGGGTGAAAGCTGCGGTTTATGTGCTTTCGATTTCATTTGCTGTTGCTCTTTGTTTTGTTCGCTCCATGATTGAACTCGGTGTATAGAATATAAAGAAGAGAAGGTGGAGTGCTGAGGAGCTGAGGTGTGGGTGATCTCTGGTCTTTAAGGCATTCTGACAAGGAATTGCAGAGGGATTCACGGGGTCCTATTATAACAGTGACAAAACGACGCAAGGAGCGAGTGGATTCTTCTTATGCCAAAAAAAAAGATTACTTTAATGAGCATTCCTTTTATGTCCTTGGCCTGCCCTCGCCTGCCGTGGCGCTTCTCTTTCCTGCGACACGAATGGGGAAAGATATTAAAAGCTGCTGCTGCTGCCCCTGCTGCCGCTGCCTGCGTTGATGTCCCCCATATTTAATCGCAAGTTACGCTGGACCTTGAACGCTGAGCTTCGTCTCTTGACCAGCGGAGTGGAAGCAGAGGATCTGCTGGTTCAACGAGTGTTTTGGTTAGTTAAGTGAGGTCCAGCTTCGCTTCGTTTGCCGAAGCTTGCAAGTACATGGCGAGAGCCTCACGATCTCGAATGCGAAGCTGATGTGTTTTATCGTCGGACTtgcttctttgtagatctagagaGACGTGCAGCAATACATACATGGTACGGTTAATAAATTGAATATATTATCTAGAAGGAATTGCATAATTTGTATATAAAAAATTGCCAATGTTATTCACATATTTCCTGCTTTAAACATTTACCCAAGTCGACCCTTGCAAATAGGACGTCAAGTTTCTTTTTATCATTAAGGACATTACAGTCGTCATTTAAACTTACATTACAAAGGTTCTTGCTTTTATGTTTTCCATGAAAGAGAATCCTCGAGAGTCAAGACTTCAACCCTACCCCATGCTGACAAAAATGTCATTTATGAGTTAAGGGGCGGGTAAATGTTTGCTTTCTCTAGCATTAATTAAATATGGGGAACTTAGGACATCCACGTTCGAGCTCCCACTGCTGATATGGCAATAAGAAGAAGCTCCCTCTTATAGCTTCTTCCCCATTTGGAAAGGAGCGGCTCAATAGGTATGGAGCCGCTTATtcatcctttttttttaattttttaattaaaataagttttttaaatttaaatataatatttaaaatgttttttaatttaaatataatattagaaatgtttctttaatttaaatataatattagaaatattttttaattaggaAAGAGATATATATGATGTGGAGGTTTAAAAAATGTGGGACTCATGAAAGAGTTATTGAAAGGTATTTTTGATAGTAGAAAGATACGTGAgatttttttacttttgatgtgGCGCGGATGTGACAGCGAAGGAGCTCTCTAAGAGGTTCAATGACTGTGGATGCACTAATGCTAAACAAtactttctaatttatttattGGATAATTTGTATACAGTTTGACTCACTTAGATACGACAAAATCTATAGTAGCTTAAGATCTCAAATGATTAATTCTAAATTAATAATAGTCTACTTAACTATACCTAATTAATAATACATAAGGCTTCTACCGTCTATGCAGATActtcttatattttaatatttttagaattagattcatttgtatATGGTGTAGGTTTTTTATTTCACAAACACTTATCCTAGTTAGAGGGTGATAGATTTGTTATAATGGGACAGAGATTAAATTCTGACAGACACATGCTCTCAAGAAAATATTCTTTCCACCCTCTAGTCACTTGATGGTTGGTTATAAATTGATCAtatgatttatctcccttcacaTAATCTGAGGATGAACGATGAAGGATGTCTTAGATGAGCATAATTACCTTTTGCTACAATTTATTTTACTAAACACTCACATTTTTTCTCCATGCCTCAAATGTTCAACAAATTGATCATATGACAATATTATCTCTTGGCACCTTGCACTCTATTTGCTCTCCATCCAAACTGTACATTTTGCAGGCAATTGTATCCCAATGGTGCCAAAGcaacttattttaatttttagaatcaTCTTATCTAGGACATATTTGCATATAATGCAAAAGCTGATTTTGAAATCATTTATCATAACTCTTTGCTTGAAATTTCATgtgtatttttttcatttaaaatgtAAATGTTAGTGATGCCCTTATTCTAATTGTGACTAAATAACTCATTCGGCCTTAACAAGTTATTTTAAAATCAACTTGAAAGATGATTCTGAAATCAACTTTGTGTAACATTTATGTGAAGGTATATTGGAAATAAAAAGGTACCTAGGATTTGATCATAAAGTTTTGTAGATTCAATTATAGTCAGGCCTTAATGTAACATGAATTTATCAGGAATTTGTCTTTGACAAGTaatattacaaatttgaaacaaatgcaTTAACATTTAATATAAAGTTTAGTATTATTACATATAAAATTGTATTCATCTATGTCATTTATATTTCAAATCAAActgttattaaaaatatataaaaaagaatttagtctattttacataaaatatatgataaaaTCAAGTTTGGAAATTACCTATTTGCATTCCCAACTTTTTATCCAATACCTGTAGCATGTAGCTGATAATGATTGTTAAAGGCAATCAGTAAATTTTTTAATGAATCTTTAGAATCTTATTGTCCATGAAGAAAATCATCTCTTGTTTTTATAATCAGTTAAAAATGTCCATTTGCTTAACCTATAAATATGATTATTAATTAGCTTCAACTACTATAAATTCAATAAATATTAACTGCTGTAAAAAAGAATAAATATAAACTTTTTACGTACTTTGCATTTATTTAAACAGCTATAAATTCAAGAAGGCATACTATATAAGCAACCAAACAGTTACGTTTTATTTGCTTTTGCACTGAACATTTTCTTGCGAGCAAATTTTTAAATTGTATGAACCAAACACCACTACTATGTTTAATATCTCATTGTTAGAAATCTTATCTGTCAAGCAATGTATTTCATCGAACTTGTATATTTAGGTATCTTTAACGGTATTTCCTATACATTTGTTTTGGTACACAAACTAAGGGGTATACTAAAAATTCTGGGATTATTGGAAATAGTCTTTTCAATGGTTTGACGAAGGGATTTGGATTATTGTTATTTCTTGTCTCATATATTACAAAATATTGATAAATATTCTTATCAGTTTGGAATTTTGGTAACTCTCATTCCATGGGTAAATCTTCCATTGATTTTGTATACTGTGCCACTGTGGCTTTGATTAATGTTGCTTGACGATCAACCCAAACATGATTAACTTTAGCAGAGTAAACAAATATTAGTCAAGCTTTAGCTTCATGAAAAAGTGCATTAGCAAATGAAAACTCTATTATTGTGTTATTAATTGCACTTATTATAGTCAATTGTGAGTTGGTTAGCCTATGATCATAACTGTCTTTAGATTATCTGTTATTGTAGttgaatatataaattaattggtaTGAAAACTATTTGAGTGGCATTCCACTCAAATATTGTATACTCACACAGGGACAAACTCAGATTGACAAGGGTGATTATGATTTTGTAATCTTGCATATATGAGAAAACATTTATCAGATTAAGGGATATGCTTTTAATTTGAGCAATTGAGAATCTTATGATTAGTCAAAAGGATGTAATTAAGATATAAGCACAATATGACTTTGTCAGCTTAATTACAATGGATCGCCACAAGATTTATTGATCATATATCAGTCTCCATCGTCATTGTTAAATCCTTATATTAATTAGggaatttgaattatatttgcACGAGCAGTCCCACCAACGCTGCATACCGCAGCACTCAGTTCAGTTCCTACGCTGAAGTCTTCATTAAATATGTAGCAGTAGTTCTGATGCTTGCTTTTAATTTCTTCTCAGGCCTGAAATGTTTCTAGCTGGCAATTTCttacttttacttttttttttttttataatttcattaTATAGAGCATTTGATATATATGATCCAATATCTGCTCAAAATATTGGTTAAAATTAATGCAAATATATTTTGCAGGTGTGCTCGACGTGGAGAGCAGTTTCCCGGTCGGAGTTCCTTTGGCAAGTTCTTTGCCGCCGCATATGGTCCTGCCGCcgccgctcccttccttcctggcgcGAGGAATACATCCGTCTCCACCGCACAGCTGCCAATTTCCGTGCTGGCCGCTCCGCCTACttctctctcctttctccccCCACCGACGACCTGCCCTGCTGCCGCCTCGCCCTCTCCGACCGTCACCTCGCCGCCGGCTTCCTCGACGGCTCAGTCCGCCTTTTCAACGTCCCTGCTGGGCGGCTCCTCGCCACCTTCAGAGCGGACCCCCACCGCGACCGCCTCGGCCGCTTCTCCCAAGCAATCTCCGGCATCGTACTCTTAGACGACCGCCTTGCCTTCGCCTCGCAGGATGGTGATGTCCACGTGGCGGAACTCAGCTCCCCCAGGGAGGCCCCCCGGCGGGCGCTCGTCGGGAACCTCATGGTGGACGGCACGATGGTGGACTTCACCGGGAACGCGCGGTGGTGGGTGGGTCTCTTTGCAGGCGCACCCGGTCACTCATGGCGTGTGTGGGATGCGGCCATGGAGTTGCTGATTTTCGTCGGCGGGGGCCTGATGGATTCCGCGGCTGTCGTCGGTTGGCACATGCTCACCGACATAATGAAGCCGGTGGTCGGCCGCGCGCGGATTCTGGAGCAGGGTGTCGTCGTGGGGTGCTCGACGTCCAGCATGGAGGTGCTGGACCTCGACGGTGTCACTGGAACCATTCTAAACCAGAGGGAGCTCCGGCACGGCGGCGCGCTGGTGGAATCTTTCGACGCGGGGGATGGGCGGGTGATGGTGGTGGACTCGCGAGGGGTGGCGACGGTGAAGGAGGTGCCGGCGCTTACAGAGGTGAGCCGGTTCACGACTCTCCGACGGTCGGAGAGACAGCATGGGTCGCCGAGCCTGGAAGGGTGCATGAACTGGGGCTACGCGCTGGTTTGCATCTCGCGCGGAGTACACGTGTGGGACGCTATCACCGGCGAGTACCTGTACGTCTTCCGGCAGCGGATAGGGATGGCCACTGCCATGGCCGCCAGCGACAGATACGTGGCTGCGTGGGCAAACGATACTGGATTGCACCTCTGGGATTTCGGGGCATTATGATCTGAGGGATGGATGGTGCAACAAAAGGTTACGATGGGATGGGAGAAAGATGATTAGGGTTTAGTAGTTTTCTGGTTAATTAACTAATCATTCGGTAGGCGAATTTGTTATCAATATGACGACGCTAATTCTATAATTATCTATTCATGGAGGATCTATTTAACCACTCGTTTTTCCTCCTACCAtgcattttaataattttcaacATGACTAATATTTGGTTTTACTTTTTATCTTTTTAACTCATCCACTTCGAATTGTTTTTAAATATATCATTTTATtcacattttttatttattaaataaaataaagtaaaatgtttttatgatttttttagaatatacttatatattttttatttaacttataAGTTAATGAAAAATTATAAAGATTTGGATACATTAAATTGGTTAAAAAAAACATGATgagtcatttattttattttagcccGCTTAATTAATTTCTATTCCTTGAGCGTCCCATAGTCAATCGTGGAGAGACATAAATCAGAAACCAAATATATTATCACATGAGAGGATATTTTTGTTGACTTTATCGGAAATTAATGTTTATCCATTTTTACAAATTTATCAGTGATGACCAGCTTAACTATGTCCTACAGCTTGTGTTATTTTATGTAGACAATTATATCATGAAATAGTGATAATTAAAATGTGGCTGCTATATCAAATGGTATAAAATGAGAGGTTAGACCCTTTAAGTGGTTAATTAGATATGTAAGATTTAGATCCCAGTAATGTTGTATTATAAAGATTTTTCTCTAATGAGATGATAAATTTAGACCTCCGTGAGTGTTTTCCAATTTATATACCTAGTGGTATGTGGGAAATTTTCATAGAACAGAGCTAATTACCGTAAGGATTAGTGAGTTTGATGAGTTAGATATTTGGATTATCAACAAAATTTGATTATGCAATATTTTTGGTTAGAGGTATGACATTTACCCCAAATAATGAGGGCTCAATTCTCATGTAATGCGCATTTGTAGTGATTGAATTTTTGATGACGCATGGGTGTCACGTCAAAAGTGCTTCTTGGATTTACTTTCTATATCAAATTGTACAATATTCAATGATAATGTAAAATTGCTGTGAGCAACCTAAACACTCATGGTTTAATTTCTAGTTACAGTACAATGCAGGAATTTTTCTTCTTATGATAATCTAGGTGTCTAGCTTTTACAATCTGAGTAATCTTGGGACGAGTCTAGtcccattaaaaataaaaaaaaaagttaaaaaaagaaaaacgcCTCTTTCTGAATCATTAAGATGACGTCTTATATTGATTTTTATAAAAAGGATATCCCATCCTCGTGGACAATTACCTAACTACCTTCCACCATATATTAGCAATTTATTCTTattattatctttcttttattttttttctcacatAAATTGGTGCATTATAGTAGCTATAAACCCATTGCAACTATGATTTTGTAGTGTAGCTGTTAAAATTAAGCTGTCAtacagttgtagcagctacagctTTGTAGTTACTAcaatacataattttttttagattaaaattatttGGAGCTTTGGAGAAAAAAGTAAACGCTTAAAACTTGGTCGTTACAAGTTTCACTCCGTAatcagttgtagattttttaacgaactttaatttgatatattgtgtcttCTGTGCTTTaatccaagtcaaaagttatgacatttCAAAGTTTAGGGTTTAACGTTTATGTTGTATCAGTTATGAAATTGTAGTTGTTACAATTGCACTATCACATAGTTATAGCAACTACAATTTTATAGTTACACAGTTGTAGTAGCTATGGTTTCGTAGCTATTACAATGTGAATGTTAAACCATAAACTTTGAGAGAACATATCTTTTGACTCTGGTTGAATTGCACAACATATCAAATTGAATTTCGTTCAGAGATTTACAATTGATTAAGAGGTGGAATTCGTAATTGCCAGGTTTCAAGCTAAAAAAcattaaataattttcagaatCTCTGAACAATTTtagttgtaattttttttttccatattgTAATAGCTACTaaatcatagttgctacaactatATAGCAACTATGGTTCTATATTTACTACAACTGTGTAACATCTGAGTTATAATAGTTATGAAACTATAGTTGTTGCAACTATCTAGTAATTACGACtttgtagctgctataatgtaTTCGACAAATTCAAGCTTTAGATGGGAAATGAATAGTATTGGATGACAATTGCGTCATTTTAAAAATGGTGGGATatctttttgataaaaaaaaattaatattgggTGTCCCTTTGATAATTCGATAAAAAAGGAACGTCCTTTTgacttttgtaaaaaaaaaaaaaaaatacaatgatAATGCAATACTAGTCCCCGGGGGATTAGTGCGATAGTAATGAACGGATGAGTTTCTCAGATAACGAGATAGGTAACAAGAGTTCGATTCTCATACAATATTTGTAGCGCTCGAATTACTCATGGTattaagagcatccacatcagctaccctattcaaaaattttaccctaaattttggataagatagctaaaaaatctttgcatcagctaccctattcatttcctaaatttagatttgatgaatagtgattctctaaatttagggaatgaaatctctaccctaaaaataaaataatatttctttttaatttctctCGTTCCActcatttcataaatataataataaaaaatagaagaaagagaagaaaataataaaaatttaaggaTGATGAAAATTTTTGGATAGTTGATGTAGTGTGTAGTAAAAAATGAtggtctaaatttaataaagtgagtcatttaccctaaattttagatataataataaGAAAACTGATGTGGATGCTTTAGATGATCCATAATCGGCCTAAATCTTTTTATGGGACTCAATCATAGATACTGAATGAATGCATGATAAAAACATTTGAATATGTTTTCTatgcaaaattattttttatcatttgtaataatattttttttaaaaaaaatatggccCACATTCGTAAGTCTAACGTGGATATATAATTATGTAGATCTAACTAGGGAGATGAGATCCTCTCTCTCGAAAATATTGTATCCTCATGTTCCAGCGCCAATCGGACGAATTAAATCACATCTCAAGGATACAGTGTAcatcataaaaatattataatcatCCGATCGATGCTGAAATACGGGGACACAATATTTTTAAGTAAGAGGATCTCATCTCCTAACTAGGACACAGCCACTGATCAACATTTTACAAGTTAAGCTTTAAAAAACAGACAAGAAGTACACTACGACGATCATGAAGACCACCGGCCTGCAGATGGAGCATGCCATTCCCTGCCAATTACTCAACGACAATAAAGTCGGAGAAAAGTTGTGAGCCCATGTATAAAAGAAATAGCCTAGTCTACCCTATTCCTCGCTTCTCCAGACAGACAAGACAGACTCCACCGGAACTCAAGTGCGGTCAAATTATGACTTGTGATTCCATAGAAGTGAAGCGCCTATCCAAATGCTAAATCCATCGGGCCTTCTTAGACCTTGCACCTCCAAATATCCAATGGAATTCTCACGAACCGATTACAAAGGAAACTTGcgagggtatatatatatatatatatatatataatcattgcTGAATCAGTTTTTGCATGAAATGACTATGATGTCAAGGCAAAATAAGGATGCTCTCGTCCTCCGTTGCACTGCTGCAAGAGAGGTTCAACAGATCAAACAGATGAGGGAGGAGAGGCAGATCCTGCAAGTGCTTGCTGAAGCTGCACAGCGATCGACGCTACTGTCTTCAGATGGAGAACCATCTCGCATTACATTACGCTCGCAATCCATGGCATGCATGCGGCATGCCTCTACGACGTCCAATGAAACAGAAGTCGACACTTCTCTGCACCTGGCTGTAAAAATGATCCTCTAAGCTTAAGCAACTCACTTTTTTCCTCTGTTtacctttttttttctctttctctttctctttct contains:
- the LOC122012310 gene encoding transcriptional regulator STERILE APETALA-like, with protein sequence MSSGSPPQGRGRGEGEEEGASSSRPRFGRRRTDYPSSSRPRSADAVWPEHFVESVSIRAAEEAARFAGRLAAAPAVVAMFQVCSTWRAVSRSEFLWQVLCRRIWSCRRRSLPSWREEYIRLHRTAANFRAGRSAYFSLLSPPTDDLPCCRLALSDRHLAAGFLDGSVRLFNVPAGRLLATFRADPHRDRLGRFSQAISGIVLLDDRLAFASQDGDVHVAELSSPREAPRRALVGNLMVDGTMVDFTGNARWWVGLFAGAPGHSWRVWDAAMELLIFVGGGLMDSAAVVGWHMLTDIMKPVVGRARILEQGVVVGCSTSSMEVLDLDGVTGTILNQRELRHGGALVESFDAGDGRVMVVDSRGVATVKEVPALTEVSRFTTLRRSERQHGSPSLEGCMNWGYALVCISRGVHVWDAITGEYLYVFRQRIGMATAMAASDRYVAAWANDTGLHLWDFGAL